The sequence GCTTAAATTAGGGAGGAGCTGTTAATGTAGGCGGCTCAATTGAAGCCATGATGTATAAGTCTCACATTGAAGAATACAGTAATAATTTACAATTCAAATATAAGTGATTCACTCTTAATTTGAACTAGTGAACTAAGCCAAACTGAGTCGAAAAAAATtgtgttgaccaaaaaagtcaacctCGACTCAAAAATCAAACTTGACCATGTTGAATCAATTCCCATTCGGTTcttactataaaaaaaatcagtctAAACTGAACTGGACTAGTTATGTTAAGTTTAGTCAACAAGCCCTAGTATGAACGCACTATCTGCATGCAATTTAAAAGTCAACAAGCCTTTTGGTGCGGAGATTCAATTCCCTCTTGCTTGCTGTCGAACCTAACTGTTGCCTTGATGGACCTTTTTATTACAAGTATATTTGTGGTTGGATTATTTTATCATAACTTTGTTTTGGTCAACCGGTTTGATCTCCGCCTTTTTATAAAGGACCTTTCTAATATTTGtcttagaaaacaaaaactggaAATCAAGGTGAACATGTGATTCCTTATGAAAAGCAAAATGCTACTGTGATCCATAGAAGCATTTCctatatgaaaattttagtcaAGCTATTGCCATTCTGATTCTTATTTCGACCTAACCccaccaatttttttttgtttttattattatttttcaatataacTCCAGCCTTGTACCCATAATACCCCTAGATTCTAacttgagtttttatttattttgttttaacttCACAGCCGCCATGATTGAAAGATGACGCCCCTTGAAGGAGGAGCAGATCACAGCCCTCACTGGCGTGCTCGCCCAATCAACCAACACCCAATTGGGCTCCACTGAGGTACCTAatatattttagggtttttaacTATATTGAAGTCCCTGAACTTTAATTGAGTTTCAACTGAGTTCCGGAACCCTTTTTCGAGACAATTAGGTTATTCAATTTTCTCATTAGTTCTAATTGAGTCATTTCATTACAATTTCTGTTGGTTTTAATCACGTGAGTGGCGCATGACTTGCTATTTAGGAGTAAATTCGACTTTTGGAAAGGGTTAAGCCATTAGAGACAAAATTAGGGTGATTCTAGTAGCTGGTACTTTTCCTTggttcctctttttcttctacatattcttctttttatcattttcttctACTGTTATtactttttcctcttcttgcAAAGTTCGTATCCGTCTTCAGGTTGAGATTGCTTTAGCTTGTTGGCGGTGGATGAGCGTTGGGTCTTCTTCATCACTATCACTGAGGTTCTCTGGCATAGGGTTCGGGcaaattaattacttttttaaaattctgtttcatattttaatgaCATCAAATAACAATTCTGTTTCATATTCCTGACACTCAGACAAATCATAAATGTTACTGGTTAAATGATCATTGGCCAATTTCCTAGAATTTCTAGGCAGCCAAACAACCCCCATAGCGACACAAAGCATCACGCAAATagaggggggaaaaaaaaaatttatcacaTTTCCAACAAAATCCATCAACCCAACCGCTCAAAATCATGTAACAGTAATCTGCTCTACAACTTCCCTCCTTTCCGTTGTTCTTAAATGATCTCTAACCATTTCTGTTCTGTAGAAATTATTCTCTGGTAAATGTAACACATTGCATGAGCCACATCCACAACGAAATAAAATGATCCCAAGCCACATGCCATGACATGAAACGGTGAGGCCAGCCGAGATAGAATTTccaatataataaataatatgcAGGTACAACATTTTCCAGGAAAAGAACAAGACATAGGCAATGTATCTACCTAAAATAACTATAATGTAATCGACTTGGCTACTAACCAAGCAAAATATAAAAGTCCAAACATGCGCAATGTAAACAAAAAATCCCACCTACACGTTGGGCTAAGGGCATAGAAACTGCTGCCGGCTTGAAACAATAACCAAGCCATTCGCCCATTCCGCTCGTCTTCCGTCATAGTCAGTCTGAGAAGACATGGCTCAGAAATAGTTAAAAGTACCCTCACTACATTGTCTCATACAAGTGTAAAGCAAGGCCAACAAATGAACTACTACAAACTTTGATGGAAGTGGGTGTCCGCCGCAGCCTCATTCACCTAAACCAGCCTTAACCTTTAGGTGCCGCTTAAAGTCCATAATATCGCCCTCCCACCGGGTCACAGCTTGATTTTCACATACCCAAATTTCCTGAGCTACTTGGTTTATGAGCCTGAAATCATGGCTAACAAGAACCAGACCCCCGTCCCACTCATTCAGTGCCTCAGCCAGTGAGTCAATTGTCTCGATATCCAAGTGATTGGTTGGCTCATCCAACAAAAGTAATTGGGGCTGCCTAAATGCCAACCAAGCAAAGATCACACGGCTCCTCTGTCCATCCGATAAATTCTTCATTGCCATCACCTGTGCCTTACCCGATAGGCCAAACTTACCAATTGCAGCCCTCATCTTTTCTTCCTCATTTCCTGGGTACTCTTTGATCATATACGCCAGGGCAGACAGTTCCATATCAAGCTTCTCAGCCAAGTGCTGATGGAACTGAGCAATTCTAAGGTGATTGTGCCTCCGGACCATGCCATCAGTAGGGAACAACTCCCCTGTCATCAGCTTCAAGAGAGTACTCTTTCCAGCTCCATTTGGCCCAACCAGAGCTATACGCGAGTCCAAATCAACCCCAAAGTCAATGTTCTTGTAGATCAGATTATCAGGAGTGTAACCAAATGTGACTTCTACAAACTGAAGTACGGGCGGTGGCAGCTTTCCCACATCAACAAAACGGAAGACCAGAACCTTGTCTCTGGCCACCTTTTCCGTAAGCCCACCGCGCTCcatttttgctagggttttctCTTTGCTCTGTGCCTGACGAGCTAATTTTGCTGACCCGTGCCCAAACCGAGCAATATATTCCTTCATGTTAGAAATCTGTTCCTGCTCCCACTTATACTGTTTCATCTGGTTCTCCTCTAGTTCAGAACGAGTCTGAACATACTGATCATAGTTTCCAGTGTAGATCTTCAGTTTCTTGCTCTGCATATGGATGATGTTTGTGCACACACCATTAAGAAAATCCTGGGAGTGTGAAATCACCACCAGGATGCGCTCAAAGTTCTTCAAGGTCTCCTCCAACCACACACAGGCTTCTAAATCTGTTACCAAAGGAAGAAAACTAACCATGAGTTTAAAGTCATTGAAATATGCTGTCTtcacataaacaaaaaacaagcaCATTAACAGATGAAATGAGTCAAACAGCTACAGCAGGACAACCGGTTCACAAACATATGTAAGACCAAATTCAACTAAATTCTTAAAAATCAGTAGCAATGTGAAAGTCAAACTATATAACAAAATGAATGTTGATAACAAAAAGGACTGTACGGTATAATATTCAGGATCCAGATAATATTTCAGAAAAATTTCCTACCAACTGCCAGAAACTGGCTCCTAGGGCAGACTATCATTTGGCAGTAGAGGCAGGCCATTTCAAATATCAGAAATTGGCCCTGGAGCAAACTATAATTTGCAAATATATGGTGGGCAATTTCCAAGATCTAAAACCACAAATTTCTGCTTAAGCCATTAAAAAGACatgcacaaaaacaaaaacaaaaaaaaaccaaacaaaaataaaatctcagAAGTTGGGACTATCAAGCCAAGCATATCATTAGAGTTTACAGATTTCTGCTCCATGCATATTAAGAATGCaatcaa comes from Prunus dulcis chromosome 6, ALMONDv2, whole genome shotgun sequence and encodes:
- the LOC117630758 gene encoding ABC transporter F family member 1, which encodes MVSDASKKKAAQKKAAAAAKRGGKAAASSKSAATESQNGADKLSNGVGAMHISDRNCTGVLCSHPLSRDIRIESLTVTFHGHDLIVDSELELNYGRRYGLLGLNGCGKSTLLTAIGCRELPIPDHMDIYHLSREIEASDMSSLEAVISCDEERIRLEKEVEELAAQDDGGGEQLERIYERLEALDAATAEKRAAEILYGLGFDKQMQAKKTRDFSGGWRMRIALARALFINPTILLLDEPTNHLDLEACVWLEETLKNFERILVVISHSQDFLNGVCTNIIHMQSKKLKIYTGNYDQYVQTRSELEENQMKQYKWEQEQISNMKEYIARFGHGSAKLARQAQSKEKTLAKMERGGLTEKVARDKVLVFRFVDVGKLPPPVLQFVEVTFGYTPDNLIYKNIDFGVDLDSRIALVGPNGAGKSTLLKLMTGELFPTDGMVRRHNHLRIAQFHQHLAEKLDMELSALAYMIKEYPGNEEEKMRAAIGKFGLSGKAQVMAMKNLSDGQRSRVIFAWLAFRQPQLLLLDEPTNHLDIETIDSLAEALNEWDGGLVLVSHDFRLINQVAQEIWVCENQAVTRWEGDIMDFKRHLKVKAGLGE